In the Chroococcidiopsis sp. SAG 2025 genome, one interval contains:
- the hppD gene encoding 4-hydroxyphenylpyruvate dioxygenase gives MSDFCPIQRFDHLEFYVGNARQAALFYSKCFGFTIAAYRGLETNSRATASYVLEQGDIRFVLSTGLHPEHPISKSVLKHGDGIAIIALEVPDVVSAYQETTKRGAVGAIAPTEARDEYGVLRYSAIHAYGDTLIEFVDRSSYTGVFAPGFEPRNLHANRKGVGLKTIDHVVANVELGAMERWTRFFAETMGFNLLIHFDDRSISTEYSALMSKVMQDSTGTIKLPINEPALGKGKSQIEEYLEYYHGAGIQHVACATDSIVETVTQMRAAGVEFLSTPKTYYENLEERVGKIDEPIERLAELGILVDREEDGYLLQIFTQPVQDRPTLFFEVIERHGAQGFGEGNFKSLFVAIEREQTLRGNLAIATV, from the coding sequence ATGAGTGATTTTTGCCCGATTCAGCGATTCGACCACCTTGAGTTCTATGTTGGGAACGCAAGGCAGGCAGCACTGTTTTATTCCAAGTGTTTTGGATTCACGATCGCTGCCTATCGAGGACTGGAAACTAATAGCCGCGCCACTGCCTCATACGTACTAGAGCAAGGAGATATTCGCTTTGTTTTGAGTACGGGACTGCATCCAGAACATCCCATCTCCAAAAGCGTACTCAAACACGGCGACGGAATTGCCATTATTGCTTTAGAAGTCCCTGATGTTGTTAGCGCCTATCAGGAAACAACTAAACGAGGTGCGGTGGGAGCGATCGCCCCAACAGAAGCACGAGATGAGTATGGAGTGTTACGCTACAGTGCGATTCATGCTTATGGCGATACCTTAATCGAGTTCGTCGATCGCAGCAGTTATACAGGTGTTTTTGCTCCTGGTTTTGAACCTCGGAATCTACATGCCAACCGCAAAGGAGTGGGATTGAAAACCATCGACCACGTAGTTGCAAATGTAGAACTAGGGGCAATGGAGAGGTGGACGCGGTTTTTTGCTGAGACGATGGGCTTTAACCTATTAATACATTTTGACGATCGCTCTATTTCTACTGAGTACTCAGCCTTAATGTCCAAGGTAATGCAGGACAGCACGGGTACGATTAAATTACCCATTAACGAACCAGCTTTAGGCAAGGGCAAATCTCAAATTGAAGAGTACTTGGAATATTATCACGGAGCCGGAATTCAACACGTTGCCTGCGCGACCGACAGCATCGTCGAGACAGTCACTCAGATGCGGGCAGCAGGAGTTGAGTTTCTATCGACACCAAAAACGTATTACGAAAACTTAGAGGAGCGAGTAGGAAAAATCGACGAGCCAATCGAGCGGCTAGCCGAGTTAGGCATCTTAGTAGATCGAGAAGAAGATGGGTATTTATTACAAATCTTCACCCAGCCAGTACAAGACCGACCGACGCTGTTCTTTGAGGTCATTGAGCGACACGGAGCGCAAGGCTTCGGTGAGGGGAATTTCAAATCCTTGTTTGTCGCGATCGAACGCGAGCAAACGTTGAGAGGCAATTTGGCGATCGCAACGGTGTGA
- a CDS encoding homogentisate 1,2-dioxygenase — MTYYYYLGNIPHKRHTQFRQLDGSLYHEESIGLRGFSGVQSLLYHLHPPTQIQKIWIEGNVEIPYEDQSPLHHRHLRTANMSAKGDAVESRIPLMANADICISVACPTRPMQYWYRFACGDEVIFIHDGSGVLETQFGNLFYRPGDYLVIPTGVLWRILPDAAVEQRMLVVEAYGHIEPPARYLNRYGQFLEHSPYCERDIRPPGQLIIHDEEGEFEVRVKAGNQITSYLYHHHPLDVVGWDGHLWPFAFNIEDFEPITGRVHQPPPVHQTFEAPGFVLCSFVPRLFDYHPLAIPAPYNHSNVDSDEVIYYAEGKFMSRKGIERASITVHPRGIPHGPHPGMYEGSIGKERTDELAVMIDTFRPLKLTQHALKFEDKDYSYSWVSH; from the coding sequence ATGACTTACTACTACTATTTGGGGAACATTCCCCACAAACGACACACTCAATTTCGTCAACTAGATGGCTCTCTGTATCATGAAGAATCGATCGGGCTTCGTGGCTTCTCAGGCGTGCAATCTTTGCTCTACCACCTGCATCCACCCACGCAAATACAGAAAATTTGGATCGAGGGCAACGTAGAAATTCCCTACGAAGACCAAAGCCCCTTGCATCACCGCCACCTACGCACGGCAAATATGTCAGCGAAAGGCGATGCTGTGGAATCGCGCATCCCCTTGATGGCAAATGCAGACATATGTATATCAGTCGCTTGCCCGACACGACCTATGCAGTATTGGTATCGGTTCGCCTGCGGCGATGAAGTCATTTTCATCCATGACGGGAGCGGCGTACTAGAAACTCAGTTTGGCAATCTCTTCTACCGACCTGGCGATTACTTGGTGATTCCCACGGGAGTTCTTTGGCGTATTCTCCCTGATGCCGCAGTCGAGCAGCGCATGTTGGTTGTAGAAGCTTACGGACACATCGAGCCACCAGCGCGTTATCTCAATCGCTACGGTCAATTTCTCGAACACTCCCCCTACTGCGAGCGCGATATTCGCCCGCCAGGGCAGCTAATTATCCATGACGAGGAAGGAGAATTTGAGGTTCGAGTCAAAGCCGGAAACCAGATTACCAGCTACCTCTATCACCATCATCCCTTAGACGTTGTGGGATGGGATGGGCATCTTTGGCCCTTTGCCTTCAACATCGAAGACTTTGAGCCAATTACAGGTCGGGTTCACCAACCGCCTCCAGTGCATCAAACATTTGAAGCCCCCGGATTTGTTTTGTGTTCCTTCGTACCGCGTCTGTTTGATTATCACCCTTTAGCAATTCCGGCTCCATACAACCATTCCAACGTCGATTCAGATGAGGTGATTTACTACGCAGAAGGAAAATTTATGTCACGTAAAGGAATTGAACGGGCATCGATAACCGTTCATCCCAGGGGTATTCCCCACGGTCCTCACCCAGGTATGTACGAGGGGTCAATTGGAAAAGAACGGACTGATGAACTCGCTGTGATGATCGATACCTTTCGTCCGCTGAAGTTGACACAGCACGCTCTTAAATTTGAGGACAAAGACTATTCATATAGTTGGGTTAGTCATTAG